The Providencia sp. PROV188 genome includes a region encoding these proteins:
- the ccmB gene encoding heme exporter protein CcmB encodes MFWLLIKRELKIAFRSFSELVNPLWFFLIVITLFPLSIGPEPQLLARISVGIFWVAAILSSLLSLERLFKDDYLDGSLEQLLLAPHPLFITVLAKVISHWLVTGLPLVLLSPVAAVMLSINGDTLLVLAGTLLLGTPVLSFIGAIGAALTVSLKKGGVLVSLLVLPLYIPVLIYATGTMEAYSFNMPLGGYFAILGALFAASITFSPLAIAAALKINVSNS; translated from the coding sequence ATGTTTTGGCTATTAATAAAAAGAGAGCTTAAAATTGCCTTTCGTAGCTTCTCCGAATTGGTTAACCCACTGTGGTTTTTCTTAATCGTCATCACGCTTTTTCCATTGAGCATTGGACCTGAACCGCAATTATTGGCACGGATCTCTGTGGGGATTTTTTGGGTTGCCGCCATTTTATCGTCGTTGCTTTCGTTAGAACGTTTATTTAAAGATGACTATCTGGATGGCTCGTTAGAGCAATTATTACTGGCACCACACCCTCTGTTTATCACGGTTTTAGCCAAAGTGATTTCCCACTGGCTAGTGACGGGACTGCCTCTGGTGCTACTGTCTCCTGTTGCAGCGGTAATGTTATCAATTAATGGCGACACATTATTGGTGCTAGCGGGGACGTTACTGCTAGGAACGCCAGTATTGAGCTTTATTGGTGCGATTGGTGCTGCGCTCACCGTATCATTAAAAAAGGGGGGCGTACTGGTCAGTTTACTGGTGCTACCGCTGTATATTCCGGTGTTAATTTATGCGACGGGCACGATGGAAGCATACAGTTTTAATATGCCTCTTGGCGGATATTTTGCGATCCTCGGCGCACTATTTGCCGCAAGCATCACCTTTTCTCCGTTGGCAATTGCTGCCGCATTGAAGATCAACGTGAGTAACAGCTAG